The following coding sequences are from one Hymenobacter sp. DG25A window:
- a CDS encoding BatA domain-containing protein, producing MALLYPWFLIGLLSLAIPIVIHFFELRRVQRIVFTNVSFIREVKIISARQRKLRHLLVLIARLCFLFFLVLLFCQPFIPAPEKQDINSNSIGVLIDTSPSMQGSTQGDVLLLDKATELSNGLTSFLPPTTQFYLPGINSQPLDLASFRQRIEELTISGHNLGLTPAINQSRRGNASFKQLFLFSDFQKSALAPQFLSSFDSTQQVFLVPLRRQAAANVYVDSVILDDAFIRTGVDIPIKIRLRNGGNEAANGVQVKVFVGQQLVSAYQADIQAADIAITTVRIRLSSPDVQQCRIQVEDEPIAFDNTYYFTLQPSTRIRIVDIVAGQTPTQQVYGNEPLFDYSVSPSDRLNYQGVAGSDLTVVQELAQVPSGLVEALKRRVSQGGSVLIIPPAEVNARASYTLLFRELGVGPIQWNSVGEGSPVQRELAAPNQQNPFFREVFARQSRPGTMPKAAPIVRWARSGQDILKMRDGDGYLGEFPSGAGKVYLLAAPLLGAYSDFSTHALFVPVMYRLAMQSYQATQLPAYRLTQETVTLPVPTASTKNIGDKAVFKLQQDSNTFIPAQRVQVGEVVLTVPVGMKMPGFYTLTQQGRPITTLAFNQDKRESELASYSVEELRQLIGTTHPNIHLYDVNEGQSVAAQYKAQRVGTPLWQYCLAAALISLLLEVLLLRFWGKAKAAAPQVVPVA from the coding sequence ATGGCTTTACTCTATCCTTGGTTTTTAATAGGACTGCTTTCCTTAGCTATTCCTATAGTTATACATTTCTTTGAACTGCGTCGGGTTCAACGCATAGTTTTTACCAATGTTAGCTTCATACGGGAAGTAAAGATTATCTCTGCACGGCAACGTAAGTTGCGGCATCTTTTAGTTCTTATTGCCAGGCTTTGCTTCTTGTTTTTTCTGGTACTGTTATTTTGCCAACCATTTATTCCCGCGCCTGAAAAGCAAGATATTAATAGCAACTCTATAGGTGTATTAATAGATACTTCACCAAGTATGCAGGGGAGCACCCAAGGTGATGTGCTTCTGTTAGACAAAGCAACTGAACTGAGTAATGGTTTGACCTCATTCTTGCCGCCAACTACTCAGTTTTATCTTCCTGGCATTAATTCTCAACCACTCGACCTAGCTTCTTTTCGGCAGAGGATTGAGGAATTAACTATTTCGGGGCATAATTTAGGACTTACGCCTGCTATAAATCAGTCTCGCCGTGGTAATGCATCCTTTAAACAACTATTTCTATTTTCAGACTTTCAGAAGTCTGCATTAGCACCTCAGTTCCTTTCCTCTTTTGATTCTACTCAGCAGGTATTTCTTGTTCCTCTGCGGCGGCAGGCGGCAGCTAATGTTTATGTAGATAGTGTCATTCTGGATGATGCTTTTATTCGGACCGGAGTTGATATTCCTATTAAGATCAGGCTGAGGAATGGTGGCAATGAGGCTGCCAATGGTGTTCAGGTGAAAGTGTTTGTAGGCCAGCAATTGGTTAGTGCCTACCAGGCCGATATACAGGCTGCTGATATAGCCATAACTACTGTTAGGATTCGGCTTTCCTCTCCGGATGTACAGCAGTGCCGAATTCAGGTTGAGGATGAGCCAATTGCCTTTGACAATACTTACTACTTCACTCTGCAGCCATCCACCAGGATTCGCATTGTAGACATTGTGGCTGGCCAAACGCCAACCCAGCAGGTGTATGGCAACGAACCGCTTTTTGATTATTCTGTCTCCCCATCTGATAGATTAAACTATCAGGGTGTTGCCGGTAGTGATTTAACGGTAGTACAGGAACTGGCGCAAGTTCCCAGTGGACTGGTGGAAGCTCTCAAGCGCCGGGTGTCGCAGGGGGGGAGTGTGTTGATAATTCCGCCGGCAGAAGTAAATGCCCGTGCGTCTTATACCCTTCTTTTTCGTGAACTAGGCGTTGGACCTATACAGTGGAACTCAGTGGGAGAGGGATCACCCGTACAACGGGAGTTAGCGGCACCTAATCAGCAGAACCCATTTTTTCGGGAAGTATTTGCCAGGCAAAGCCGGCCGGGCACTATGCCGAAGGCGGCGCCCATAGTACGGTGGGCACGTTCCGGGCAGGATATTCTGAAAATGCGGGATGGTGATGGCTACCTGGGGGAGTTCCCTAGTGGAGCCGGCAAGGTATATCTACTTGCCGCCCCCCTGCTGGGGGCTTATTCTGACTTTAGCACTCATGCCTTATTTGTGCCGGTGATGTATCGGTTGGCTATGCAGAGCTATCAGGCTACCCAACTGCCCGCGTATCGGCTTACCCAAGAAACGGTGACGCTGCCGGTGCCAACTGCATCAACGAAAAATATTGGCGATAAGGCCGTATTCAAGCTACAGCAGGATAGTAACACTTTTATCCCTGCGCAGCGTGTACAAGTGGGGGAAGTGGTTCTGACAGTACCAGTGGGTATGAAGATGCCTGGTTTTTATACCCTCACCCAACAGGGCCGGCCAATTACTACGCTGGCATTTAATCAGGATAAGCGCGAATCAGAGTTGGCCAGCTACTCTGTGGAAGAGCTACGTCAGCTAATAGGCACCACCCATCCTAATATTCATTTATATGATGTGAACGAGGGCCAGTCTGTAGCGGCGCAGTATAAGGCGCAACGGGTTGGTACTCCCTTGTGGCAATATTGCCTAGCAGCGGCATTGATTTCGCTGTTACTGGAAGTGCTGCTATTGCGTTTTTGGGGTAAAGCTAAGGCGGCAGCTCCCCAGGTAGTTCCTGTGGCATAA
- a CDS encoding glycosyltransferase family 2 protein → MSKRLPQHFPVELSIVIPLLNEAESLPELTRWIHRVLSAHGLTYEVILIDDGSTDASWEVIEDLSQEDIHLRGIRFNRNYGKSAALNVGFKAAVGRVVCTMDADLQDSPEELPDLYQMITHDGYDLVSGWKKKRFDPLSKTIPTKLFNGVTRWISGIQLHDFNCGLKAYNHRVVKSIEVYGEMHRYIPVIAKWAGFRRIGEKVVQHQERKYGVTKFGLERFVYGFLDLLSITFVSRFKKRPMHFFGTVGMLSFLTGILITLWLVGEKVYLASQNLKARDVTDQPLFFLALAAVIVGVQVFVGGFLAEMVQLNGPRKNQYLVRDKLNLE, encoded by the coding sequence TTGAGTAAGCGTTTGCCGCAGCATTTTCCCGTTGAGCTGTCTATTGTTATTCCCCTGCTCAACGAAGCTGAGTCTTTGCCGGAACTCACGCGGTGGATTCACCGCGTGCTTTCTGCGCATGGGCTCACCTATGAGGTTATTCTGATAGATGATGGCTCTACGGATGCCTCCTGGGAGGTAATCGAGGATTTGTCGCAGGAGGATATTCATTTGCGGGGCATCCGCTTTAACCGGAATTACGGCAAATCGGCGGCGTTAAACGTGGGCTTTAAAGCCGCGGTGGGCCGCGTGGTGTGCACCATGGACGCCGACCTGCAGGACTCGCCGGAAGAGCTGCCGGACCTTTACCAGATGATTACCCATGATGGGTATGACCTGGTAAGCGGCTGGAAGAAAAAGCGCTTTGATCCACTCAGCAAAACCATTCCTACCAAGCTCTTTAACGGCGTGACGCGCTGGATTTCGGGTATTCAACTGCACGACTTCAACTGCGGGCTGAAGGCTTATAACCACCGCGTAGTGAAGTCCATTGAAGTGTACGGGGAGATGCACCGCTACATTCCGGTTATTGCTAAATGGGCCGGTTTCCGGCGTATTGGCGAGAAGGTAGTGCAGCACCAGGAGCGCAAGTATGGCGTCACCAAGTTCGGCCTGGAGCGGTTCGTATACGGCTTTCTGGATTTGCTGAGCATCACCTTTGTGAGCCGCTTCAAGAAGCGCCCTATGCACTTCTTCGGCACGGTGGGCATGCTTTCGTTTTTAACGGGTATTTTGATTACGCTGTGGCTGGTGGGAGAAAAGGTGTACCTGGCCTCCCAGAACCTGAAAGCGCGCGACGTTACCGATCAGCCCCTGTTCTTCCTGGCGCTGGCCGCCGTTATTGTAGGCGTACAAGTGTTTGTGGGCGGTTTTCTGGCCGAAATGGTACAGCTGAACGGCCCCCGGAAGAATCAGTATCTGGTGCGGGATAAGCTTAATCTGGAGTAG
- a CDS encoding DUF4199 domain-containing protein: protein MENTATTVTPASVGIRYGVLTGLVSIIYTFILLATRQEGNTPLGLLAFVIWIGGIWMAHKYYKANNEGFMSYGQGLTIGMILSLVSGVMGAIFRYVYMEFIDPAAVQRGVDLARTKMEQQGNLSDEQIDQAVAMSQKFSVGPVGLVIAIVFAVLIGLILSLIISAITKNTRPEFE, encoded by the coding sequence ATGGAAAACACCGCTACTACTGTTACGCCTGCATCTGTTGGTATTCGCTACGGAGTATTAACGGGCTTAGTGTCCATTATCTACACCTTTATTCTGCTGGCTACCCGTCAGGAAGGAAACACCCCGCTTGGCCTTCTGGCCTTTGTGATTTGGATAGGTGGTATCTGGATGGCTCATAAGTATTACAAAGCCAACAATGAAGGCTTTATGTCCTATGGGCAGGGCCTGACCATTGGGATGATCCTCTCGTTGGTATCCGGGGTGATGGGCGCTATCTTCCGCTATGTCTATATGGAGTTCATTGACCCTGCTGCCGTGCAGCGTGGAGTAGATTTAGCACGAACCAAAATGGAGCAGCAAGGTAATCTGAGCGACGAGCAGATTGATCAGGCGGTTGCTATGTCGCAGAAATTCAGCGTTGGCCCGGTAGGTTTGGTCATTGCCATTGTATTTGCGGTATTAATCGGGCTGATTCTTTCCCTAATCATTTCGGCCATCACTAAAAATACCCGCCCCGAGTTTGAGTAA
- a CDS encoding DUF4199 domain-containing protein, producing the protein MSTPLSFSQRILRTALLFGAGVGLLSLVWLLYLYMAGHNPYGPKRLMSTVLLPFAAVLCQWYVRRYFQPNGPGLGRAVLTGILTVLFASAISAAGLYGFARAAGPELIEKNGAEMRAILQAGRDIYLKQRDGAKRFQLEEKALQHNPQPSELALDEFYKKLILGVLFVLPGAVFFRK; encoded by the coding sequence GTGTCAACTCCGCTTTCTTTTTCTCAGCGCATTCTACGCACCGCCCTGCTTTTTGGCGCGGGGGTAGGGTTGCTGTCCCTTGTTTGGTTGTTATATCTGTATATGGCCGGGCATAACCCGTACGGTCCTAAACGGCTGATGTCTACGGTGCTATTGCCTTTTGCCGCGGTGCTATGTCAGTGGTATGTGCGGCGCTATTTTCAGCCTAATGGCCCCGGGTTGGGACGGGCTGTGTTAACAGGCATTCTGACTGTGTTATTTGCCTCGGCTATTTCCGCGGCCGGGCTGTATGGTTTCGCCCGCGCGGCCGGGCCGGAGCTGATTGAAAAAAATGGGGCTGAAATGCGCGCTATTTTACAAGCCGGCCGGGATATTTATCTAAAGCAGCGAGATGGCGCCAAGCGCTTTCAGCTAGAAGAAAAAGCGCTGCAGCATAACCCACAGCCAAGTGAGCTGGCGCTGGATGAGTTCTACAAAAAGTTGATTCTAGGAGTATTATTTGTATTGCCGGGAGCCGTTTTCTTCCGGAAATAA